A section of the Tachysurus fulvidraco isolate hzauxx_2018 chromosome 7, HZAU_PFXX_2.0, whole genome shotgun sequence genome encodes:
- the LOC113662779 gene encoding XK-related protein 8-like, translating to MEEGFPFQSTFPDVAISFLSLIFFLLDLALDLWAVLGLYNEGRYISMGLLIFLLVGASILTQIFSWIWYSDKRFDSRPWLLAWVHIFQLGLFFRFAELIMTTIRGHKQHDLFKKGVTVYLNHDLSMLRLFEAFSENAPQLVFMIALTVEMEDLQLFKVAKIVGSLSSLSFTVLSYHRSMREFIPEKLKMGWSSFVLYFLWNLFLIGPRVVSMSLFTLALPCYIAAHFLSLWTLLVLWAWWQKTDFMDSRAGEWLYRATVGIIWYFSWFNIVSGSTRHKAVIYHVVMLMDTMLLLGLWWWKRSVESARLSPLSIDPYLIIALLVTIYVTGILLKLVYYWKFHPNKPVLKISVAAEDKNPVLEPQGPIMVAAHMDIELDSGETPESSPSSTVTPPTQRNLTGIHKRMKIMAENFYN from the exons ATGGAGGAAGGATTTCCTTTTCAATCGACGTTCCCAGATGTCGCCATTTCGTTCCTATCTCTGATCTTTTTTCTCCTGGATCTGGCGCTGGACCTGTGGGCCGTCTTAGGGCTTTATAACGAAGGGAGATACATCTCCATGGGACTGTTGATATTTCTTCTGGTTGGTGCTTCCATTCTAACGCAGATCTTCAGCTGGATCTGGTACTCTGATAAGAGATTTGACAGTAGACCCTGGTTACTTGCCTGGGTGCACATCTTCCAGCTCGGACTCTTCTTCAG GTTTGCAGAGTTAATCATGACCACAATTCGCGGTCATAAACAGCATGACCTTTTCAAGAAGGGGGTCACGGTTTACCTGAACCACGATCTCAGCATGCTACGTCTGTTCGAGGCATTCTCTGAAAATGCTCCACAGCTCGTGTTCATGATAGCGCTCACTGTGGAGATGGAGGACCTGCAGCTCTTTAaag ttgCTAAGATCGTCGGTTCTCTTTCCTCCCTCTCCTTCACCGTGTTGTCTTACCATCGCAGTATGCGTGAGTTCATCCCTGAGAAGCTTAAGATGGGATGGTCTTCCTTTGTCCTCTACTTCCTGTGGAACTTGTTCCTGATTGGCCCGCGTGTGGTGAGCATGTCGCTCTTTACCTTGGCACTGCCCTGCTACATCGCCGCTCACTTCCTGTCCCTGTGGACGCTGCTGGTCCTCTGGGCCTGGTGGCAGAAGACAGACTTCATGGACAGTAGAGCTGGAGAATGGCTGTACCGAGCCACTGTAGGCATCATCTGGTACTTCAGCTGGTTTAACATTGTGAGCGGAAGCACCAGACACAAAGCAGTCATCTATCACGTGGTCATGTTGATGGACACCATGCTGCTGTTAGGATTATGGTGGTGGAAGAGATCTGTGGAATCGGCTCGTCTTAGTCCACTATCTATTGATCCCTACCTGATAATCGCCTTGTTAGTGACCATCTACGTTACAGGAATCCTACTGAAACTGGTTTATTACTGGAAATTTCACCCCAATAAACCAGTTTTAAAGATAAGCGTGGCTGCAGAAGACAAGAACCCAGTTCTGGAACCTCAGGGACCAATAATGGTAGCAGCACATATGGATATCGAGTTGGACTCGGGCGAGACACCAGAATCTTCACCTTCATCCACTGTTACACCTCCGACGCAGAGGAATCTCACAGGCATCCACAAAAGAATGAAAATCATGGCTGAGAATTTCTACAACTAA
- the LOC113662781 gene encoding XK-related protein 8-like, whose amino-acid sequence MEVEGSFCLAFSGVVSSFLSLIFFLLDVVLDLWAVECLYEKEKYFSIGLLIFFLLGSSVLMQIFSWIWYSDPDKTAPETKVESFIRRHNLLGLVHIFQLGVLLRIAAVIEISICRFKRRDLCPTTNLIHIKHNLKMLLLFEAFSENVPQLVLLTPFIVEMQEIQVFTVLKITSLSYTVLSYHRKMREFLADKHKMGWSSSVFYFLWNSFLIGPRVVSVTLFASELPCYIAAHFLSLWTLLVLWAWWQKTDFMDSKAGEWLYRATVGIIWYFSWFKVMVKKNKVAPGSTKHKAVIYHVVMGMDTMLLLALWWWKRSVESARLCPLPIDPNLLITLLVTIYIIGVLLKLVYYWKFHPKHADLHINKNDLKLQMKSEGDAEHHDVVETDSREIPDPEP is encoded by the exons atggaggtggaaggttcTTTTTGTTTAGCTTTCTCAGGCGTTGTCAGTTCTTTCCTGtctctgatttttttcctcctggaCGTAGTGCTGGACCTGTGGGCCGTCGAGTGCctttatgaaaaagaaaaatacttctCCATAGGATTGTTGATATTCTTTCTGCTCGGTTCTTCGGTTCTGATGCAGATCTTTAGCTGGATCTGGTACTCTGATCCCGACAAAACTGCTCCAGAGACCAAAGTAGAGAGTTTCATTAGGAGACACAATTTACTAGGTCTGGTTCATATCTTCCAGCTCGGAGTCTTACTCAg GATTGCAGCCGTTATCGAGATCTCGATTTGCAGATTTAAACGACGAGACCTTTGTCCGACGACGAACCtcatacacataaaacacaacCTCAAAATGCTGTTACTGTTTGAGGCGTTCTCTGAAAACGTGCCACAGCTTGTCCTGTTGACGCCGTTCATCGTGGAGATGCAGGAGATTCAGGTCTTCACAG TCCTTAAAATCACCAGCCTCTCCTACACCGTGTTGTCTTACCATCGCAAAATGCGTGAGTTCCTCGCTGACAAACATAAGATGGGATGGTCTTCCTCTGTCTTCTACTTCCTGTGGAACTCGTTCCTGATTGGCCCGCGTGTAGTGAGCGTGACCCTCTTCGCATCAGAACTGCCCTGCTACATCGCCGCTCACTTCCTGTCCCTGTGGACGTTGCTGGTCCTCTGGGCCTGGTGGCAGAAGACAGACTTCATGGACAGTAAAGCTGGAGAATGGCTGTACCGAGCCACTGTAGGCATCATCTGGTACTTCAGCTGGTTTAAagttatggttaaaaaaaataaagtagcaCCTGGAAGCACCAAACACAAAGCAGTCATCTATCACGTGGTCATGGGGATGGACACCATGCTGCTGTTAGCATTATGGTGGTGGAAGAGATCTGTGGAATCGGCTCGTCTTTGTCCACTACCTATTGATCCCAACCTGCTTATCACCTTGTTAGTGACCATCTACATTATAGGAGTCCTACTGAAACTGGTTTATTACTGGAAATTTCATCCTAAACATGCAGATTTACACATAAATAAGAACGATCTGAAGTTGCAGATGAAATCAGAGGGTGATGCAGAACATCATGATGTTGTAGAGACAGACTCGAGGGAGATCCCTGATCCTGaaccttaa
- the LOC113662780 gene encoding XK-related protein 8-like has protein sequence MKTDISFWSRASGVAASSLSLILLVWNVAANVWAVVSFHQEQKYFSMGLFLFLILSSSMLLQAFSWLWYTESSEKMDSDNEVKLINVLHVLQLGVFYRCFRMLELSVISFKQKDAFPSGDAETLSYDLSTLGLFKAFSESAPQIVLMMTNIIQVQDLQLFTVIKIISSLSSLSFTVLSYHRSMCTFLADKCKMGWSSSVLYFLWNLCLIGPRVVSVSLFASELPCYIAAHFLSLWTLLVLWAWWQKTDFMESKAGEWLYRATVGIIWYFSWFNVVSRSNRHKAVIYHVVMGMDTMLLLGLWWWKRSVESARLCPLPINPYLIIALLVTIYVIGVLLKLVYYWKFHPKHADFHINKKDKMLQEQCYETVDTREEKPDNEPGLILTTAPLSQRTATGIQKRMRNMAENFYC, from the exons ATGAAGACAGACATTTCTTTTTGGTCCCGTGCCTCAGGCGTCGCCGCTTCTTCGCTGTCCTTGATTCTTCTCGTTTGGAATGTGGCAGCAAATGTCTGGGCTGTCGTATCCTTTCACCAAGAGCAGAAATACTTCTCCATgggattgtttttatttttaatactcaGTTCCTCGATGCTGCTGCAGGCCTTCAGCTGGCTCTGGTACACGGAATCCTCTGAAAAAATGGACAGCGATAATGAAGTGAAGCTTATCAATGTGCTACATGTCTTGCAGCTTGGAGTCTTCTACAG ATGTTTCCGTATGTTGGAACTCTCAGTCATAAGCTTTAAACAGAAGGACGCTTTCCCATCCGGCGATGCCGAGACTCTAAGTTACGATCTCAGCACTCTCGGCCTGTTCAAAGCGTTCTCCGAAAGCGCTCCACAGATCGTACTAATGATGACCAACATCATCCAGGTACAGGACCTTCAGCTCTTTACAG TCATCAAAATCATCAGCTCtctttcctccctctctttcaccGTGTTGTCCTACCACCGCAGCATGTGTACGTTCCTCGCTGACAAATGTAAGATGGGATGGTCTTCTTCTGTCCTCTACTTCCTGTGGAACTTGTGCCTGATTGGCCCGCGTGTAGTGAGCGTGTCGCTCTTCGCATCAGAACTGCCCTGCTACATCGCCGCTCACTTCCTGTCCCTGTGGACGTTGCTGGTCCTCTGGGCCTGGTGGCAGAAGACAGACTTCATGGAGAGTAAAGCTGGAGAATGGCTGTACCGAGCCACTGTAGGCATCATCTGGTACTTCAGCTGGTTTAATGTTGTGAGTAGAAGCAACAGACACAAAGCAGTCATCTATCACGTGGTCATGGGGATGGACACCATGCTGCTGTTAGGATTATGGTGGTGGAAGAGATCTGTGGAATCGGCTCGTCTTTGTCCACTACCTATTAATCCGTACCTGATAATCGCCTTGTTAGTGACCATCTACGTTATAGGAGTCCTACTGAAACTGGTTTATTACTGGAAATTTCATCCTAAACATGCAGATTTTCACATAAATAAGAAAGATAAGATGTTACAGGAGCAGTGTTATGAAACGGTGGACACAAGAGAAGAGAAGCCTGATAACGAACCCGGATTAATCCTCACGACTGCACCGCTGAGTCAAAGAACCGCAACTGGCATCCAGAAGAGGATGAGAAACATGGCTGAGAATTTCTACTGCTAG